A part of Capsicum annuum cultivar UCD-10X-F1 chromosome 6, UCD10Xv1.1, whole genome shotgun sequence genomic DNA contains:
- the LOC107875165 gene encoding gamma-interferon-responsive lysosomal thiol protein, producing the protein MKISLSFFLVTFLCFNHFSFISCEKKVSLTLYYESLCPGCSNFIVNYLPKIFKNGIIDIVDLKLVPWGNTKIQANNTFLCQHGPAECFLDTVEACALDAWPHLNEHFPFIHCVESLVYHKNYTQWETCFEKLNLKKELVTDCVGSDRGKELELRHSAETPPHKFVPWVVVDGLPLYKDYRNFVSYICKAYKGTAPIPGCTSSNSLSFTSEFSTISPDITSFDEQINLAASA; encoded by the exons ATGaaaatttctttatcatttttcctAGTTACCTTCCTATGCTTTAaccatttttcattcatttcttgTGAGAAGAAAGTTTCATTGACTTTATATTATGAAAGTTTATGTCCTGGTTGTTCTAATTTTATTGTTAATTACTTACCTAAGATATTCAAGAATGGGATAATTGATATTGTTGATCTTAAACTTGTTCCATGGGGCAATACAAAGATTCAAGCCAATAATACCTTCCTATGCCAA CATGGTCCAGCTGAATGTTTTCTGGACACTGTAGAGGCTTGTGCTCTTGATGCCTGGCCACATTTG AATGAACACTTCCCTTTCATTCACTGTGTGGAAAGTCTGGTCTACCATAAGAACTATACCCAGTGGGAGACATGTTTCGAAAAACTGAATTTGAAGAAAGAGCTTGTTACTGATTGCGTTGGCAGTGATCGCGGCAAAGAG CTTGAACTGCGTCACTCGGCTGAGACGCCTCCACATAAATTTGTGCCATGGGTTGTTGTTGATGGCCTACCGCTTTACAAA GACTACAGGAACTTCGTAAGCTACATCTGCAAAGCATACAAAGGAACTGCTCCAATCCCCGGCTGCACCTCATCTAATTCGttgagtttcacttctgagtttTCAACTATAAGTCCCGATATCACATCATTCGATGAACAGATTAATCTTGCCGCGTCTGCATAG